GTATATCGGCTGCCAAAACATTAGCAAAATCCATGACTTCAGATTCCGCCATGatgcaaagaaaaacaatgaaaCCTATCAAGGTACTCAATAAGagattaatttgatttcaaaatttgtaaaaattgtCCCAAGTCAAAAACGCACACATCCAGTCATCCACACAGTCGCCCACGAGAGTTAGCAGACGAGCACTGAGCACAGCACATGCCACATGGTAGGTAAACGCCATCTAGGTAATATTCTAAAAAGTGTTTGTTAGTAACACTAGATAGAGATCAAGAAATTTGCGTCACCCATCTAACGGTTACAAGATTGACTACTGCTATCCAATAACGAAGCGGTAAAAGCCTTCATTAAGTTTTGTTCGTTTCGACCTTAAAGAATTGATACAAATTTTTGCTGAGTGACGTCTTCTTTTACGCTTTAATCAACATCTCTCTGATATTTTAAGTGTTCATTAAACTGTGAATTACACTGGAATGGGTGCTTATTTGTCGGAACCAATTGTTGAAAAGATCTCGTGTGATGAAAAGAGCAACGAGCAGAAGCTTAGCTACGGGGCAAGTTCCATGCAAGGATGGCGTGTTTCACAAGAGGTTTTTATTCGCTGATTAACATTGAAATGGAAGATTTTGCATTCTAACAGCTTCTTATACAGGATGCCCATAACTGTATACTCAATTTTGACACTGACACTTCTTTGTTTGCTGTATATGATGGGCATGGAGGACATGAAGTAGCCGCATACTGTGCAGAGCATTTACCAGACTTTCTTAAAACATTGGATTCCTATAAACAAGGTGACATAAGCAAAGCTCTAGAAGAAGCATATTTAGGCTTTGATCATCTTTTGACTAAAGAAGATGTTGTGAAAACCTTACACTGTATTGCTGGTAAGCACCATTTTACATGCAGTGATAATTCTGTTACGAGCTGCATTTATTTATCAAACAGGCAATAAAACTAAAGAAGGTTCATCTGAAGATGATCCAGATGAAATGTCTGAGTTGTATGAGGAAGCTACCATGTCGATTGAAGACCTCATTTCTAGGTATGGCAAACGAATTAAGGACTCTGTAGATGGAAGTGATGGAAACAGCAAAGGACTGTCATTGGATCTGATATCCAAAATGTGTGCCAAAGGAAGAAAGCACAAGAACAGATCAGATGCAACAGCTGATAAAGTAGAAGATAATTCCGCCGAAGCAGTGGAAGATAAATtatctaaagaaaaagagtctcAAGAAGATAACAATGTGAAAACGAATTCtccagaaaaattggaaaaccaGGTACCTGAAATGCAAAAAGAGACGAACGGCAAGACTCAGAATGGGTCTGACAACCATGAAACCGATCATTCTAAGACGAATGATGCGCCTGTCAGCGTAAAAGGGAAAGGTGTAGGCAAAGGATTAAGTAACAGCATCCGGAAAACAGTTGAAAAAACACCAGAAGAAATTGAGATCGAGCGCCgtgaaacggaaaaaaatacaaagcgTCAGGAGCGAAAAAGGTCCCTCAGATGCAAATCAGCAGATGAACTTTACaagtaatttattttatcattaaTTTAAACCAAAACTAAAAGTTGACAAATACCTTTTCATTGTTCAGGGCCATAGTGactaatgaagaagaagatgatagtGACGAAGATGGTgatgacgaagaagatgaagattttGACGGAGAAACGAGCTCTGACGAAGATGCAGCTGTGGAAGACGAAGATGATAGGgaagatgacgatgatgatgaatggGAAGATcaagaagatgaggaagacGAAGACGAGGAGGAAGCTGAAaggaaagcaaaaaaattttcaatgaatttaaaagagGAAGTACGTGGTTGCATACTTAATTAGGCGTTATCCAGGCCAACTAATAATCAGcgtgttgtatttttattttttcaaatagccGGGCTCTGACAGTGGTTGTACAGCTGTGTTGGGATTACTTCATGGTAATACCTTGTATGTTGCAAACGCCGGGGACTCTCGGTGTGTTCTTAGCCGAAAAGGGCGCGCCGTTCCGCTCAGTGCTGATCACAAGCCAGAAGATGAGCCGGAGCGATCTCGCATCGAGCGGGCTGGTGGAGTTGTAACGGCAGACGGCAGAGTGAATGGAGGATTGAATTTATCACGAGCGATCGGTTAATACATTCAAATACTAATACCgatacctttattttaaatgcaaTCATAAACTTTTAGGAGATCACGCTTACAAGCAGAACACCGAACTTGGACCTCGAGAACAAATGATCACCGCTTTGCCGGATATCCAGTCAATTGATTTAGAAGAAGGCgatgattttcttgttttggctTGTGATGGCATTTGGAATtcaaaaaacaaccaacagGTTATCGATTTCGTTCGACCTCGTCTCGCTGATTCGAAAACCTTGTCACAAATTTGCGAAGAAGTAAGTATTTTACTTAACAGGGACTTAGACTTTTGATATTAATGAAAGGAATCAATCTTTTACAGTTGTTCGATGAATGTCTTTCGCCCAACACTTTGGGGGATGGAACAGGGTGTGACAACATGACCGCTATTATTGTACGACTTGATCGGTTTCTGCCAGAAGAGAAATCCTCCAGTTCAGAAATTGCACCAGCTTCTCACTCTGTTAAACGGCCGCTGACAGAAGACAGCTTGACAGACGTTGCACAACCAGAATCCGATGGTAACTATTGATGGTTTGGTATTGTACAGTAATAGTTATTTTGGTACTGTCTACTTCGTAGGCGAAAATTTACatagaaacaagaaacaaCGCGTAGACGATGCCACTGCCGAAAACAAGGATGACGCGAAACCAAACAATGTAGAAAttgtttcataaaaaaaattgattgccTACTTGATGCAGTTCAGAAACGTGTCCACTTCAATTCAGAAACGTGTCCACTTTAAAAGTGGGTATTTTCAATCGATCCTTCATCAATTCCAAGGTGTCCGTCGTTCCAGTTGAGTCCATGCGTCGTAAATTCCGAACTGAAATAAATGCTAACGTTCAATACATCATAAGCCATCGTCATGTGAACCTAAATAACTTAACTTGCCAAACAATTCACGATTCGAATAACTCAGAAAAGGCTTGCATATCTTCTTTTCTGATAACAAACACCCAGTTCAACGTAAAGTGAAATCGAGAAGGATTAGTTAGCAGATAAGAAAAAGTGTATTTCGACACATCTGTTCGCATCTGATAAATACGATCCATTTAATCGTCATCAGATTCACCTTGCTCTTCTTTAGTTAAGAATTCTGACCATTTTTTCAATCGAGCAGCTTTTTCTTCCTCAGTCTCATCCTTCCTATGATTACGATGATTGCGAACAGAGAATTACAAACTTGTAAAATATTGTCTCCTTAAAAAATTATACTATTTACCTGTATTTTGTTTGTCCGTCCCATGTCTCGGCGGTTATCTTTTGACCTGCGAACCAGCGTCCATGCAGTACTTCAACGCATCGATCCGCTTCTTCTGGAGTTTTGAAGAATACCTGGGCTGCTCCTTCTTCATTCCTCTATGAATTACGTTTCTTAATTAGTAACTTGCTATTATGGACCGAAATTAAGCCATAAAAACTTACGTCGAAAATGACAACACGCTTAACATGTCCAAACTTGGCACATTCCTCTCTTAGATCGCGTTGATATTCTAGAAGCATTGCAGGATTAACATCAAATTCTTCTGGtttgaaaagacgtttcagcacTACTACATTCTCGTTCCTAGCACGTTCACCTCGTAGTTTATCTGGACGCCAGTCGAATAATCTAAAAAGGTTGTAATGGTCGATGTTTAAAGTGTTCGCTAATTTTCAATATTCTGGTAAAGTAACAAttacttttcttgtttcttcctTAATTTTTCAACGTCCTTCTTCTTACGCTTTCTCGGCTTTTTCGTTGGGTCATAGTTCCCCTTGAGCGTGAACGTGGCGCGTTCAACTCCAACAGTCTTGTCTTTAAGAACGCTCCCATCTAAAATTTTCAGGGCAAGCTCGACGGATTCaatctaaacaaaaaaggcatgaaaaatgttaataaaaGGGTTCCTTGTCGGCTGATTAACTAGCGCATATCTCCAGGGACTTATGAAAGATGAGACAAACATATCGGATAAAAAAGCCTCTCGACTGAAACGTATCAATTTCTGTTGATGCCTCATGGCACCAATCTGAAGAGAGAATGAGTCTGTCAGCCATTCACGTCACTTTTTTGGGGTcggtcaagaaaaaaatgaataagctGAACTCAAAAGCACCAAAACTCAGCACTACGACGCCAGAGCAACTTAAGACAGTACGCGCATGTGACTGCACTGTCAAAATCCGTTGAATCGTTTAACAGACTTGTCCGAAAATGCGAGCAATCGTTTTGTTGCTGATTCTCCTGTCACACAAATCAGGTAACAATAAAAGtgtcattttttaataatttttccttcCAACTAACACTACTCGCCTTTTACTCGTCTGTTTGATTGCACAGAATCTCTCGTCAGGCCTCGTTACTTTTGTCCTGCTGATTTTGTTCGTCTTGGTAATGGTTGCTATTACTTCAGCTCGTACATAGCAAGCTGGCAAAATGCGCACTTTGCCTGTCGCGACCACGGAGCTCAGTTAGCAGTACTTGATAGCCGCTGGGAAGACAACACTATCCAAACATATCTTTCTCGGCCAGAATTCGGTAAATTCTTTGTCACTAATAACCCCActttttcatttacttttaACTCATTCCGTCAACATAGCTCGTTTGGAAAGATGGATCGGTGGATTGTACGATTGGAGTGGTCAAAGATGGTTGTGGGGAGCAACTGGACAACCCATGAATTTTTTGGGCTTTGGAGAGCTGACGGAAGGGCGTTTACGTGAATGGCACTGTGTTTACATGGATCCAGAACAATCGCATAAATGGAATCACAAGTTATGTACAAGGTATAACCtttcagcagttttacaaGATATTGATTCTAATAACAAATACTTACAATGCAGAAATCTCCACTATATTTGTGAACTACCATTAACAAAGGCGACTCCAGCCCAAATTTTGCAATGAATCAGCCATAAAATATGTGATTTCATAAACTTACCTTGATATAGGTGCAAAGTGCATCTCCTTTCACCTGTCCATTCTCATTTCTGTAGAGCTTTATTTTATGTTTCCCAGTTTCCAAGTCTTTTTCAATCATTCCACACTTTTGCATAAACtcaacaatttcttcttcatttatcTCAGTGGGAAGATTGGTGACATAAACTTTAGTGTTCTTGGTTTGATCAACTTCAAACCAATTTGGCTCACTGACTtgctttttctcaattttcggTGGAGGTTctacctttttcttctccagttCAGCAACTGGTTCTGTACTTGCCTCTCCACCATAACTTAACTGATATCGAGCAATAAATTCTTCATCCAACTTTGGAAAccaggcttttttttcttcatcccaTTCGAAAATAGTTCCATCAGAGGGATCAGTGTAGGTTTTCACTCCATCACTATTCACATGAACATGATGATTGATcacactttttttctgttcaagtaatttttcttctccgcTTTCATCTGATGAATCAAACTCTTCATCAGGATTCTTGGCAATCCTTCTGATGGCCTGTGTTTCAAGTTTAGGTTTCCACTCTTTAGCTTCAAGATCCCATTCCAAAAGTCTTCCACTTTCATCCTTATACACATAAGTATTTCCCACCCTTTCGTATTTTGCCTCGGCATTAGAATCAGCGGTAACTTGTGTCTCGATTTTAGTATTGGgctcccatttcttttcctcagCATTCCACTTGTATTGATACCCCGTCGCAGGATCTGTATGAATGCAAACATCACCCTCGTACGAGTACGATGATGCATTCATTTTTAGTTGTTATGACATCCACTTCTATAAGTACGATTGATACTAACTCTTAACTGTTTTTTTCCATGCGAAGGAAAAGAACAACGTTTTTTGAAACTTCAACTTCGATTTCTTTTACAAGTGGTCTGCAATTCTGCATTTTGCAAGAAAACACATAACAGCATTGCCCTGCTGCAAAATCACTCTTTGTCTGATTGGACTTTGGAGATAAGTCATAACTCGTAAGTCTAAAAAATGcacaagataaaataaaattgtgtgttaatttttaatttcagttttttttttcattattttaattaacggTTACCGGCAGCGTTTAGcgttttgtttgatttgagATGCGTCAGTCTCTCTCTGCTTCTTGCTAAGTGCTTACACACCCTGTTGATAGCAACTTGGTCTCAACACGCCGCGGCGGTACTTACCGCCGCCTGACGGGACAACCACCGCGGCGGTACGTACTGCCGCGGCAAATAATTTCCCCGAGATCACAGCGCCACTCGGTGGCGATGTGGGGCAAGGGCAATACACACGACGAACAGAAGATACCGCATAACTAACACCTTTTACGTTGTTGAGAAGCATTTGTACACAATTAAGAAatcattttatcttttaaatttggacGAAATAAGGTGTTAATAGGGCTTGCAGTGCAAAACATCACGGGCCACAAACTTCCAGCAACCAGCCCCCAGAACAAagtaatttgaattattatgaATTAGGTATAGGACAAAAAAACACGCAGAAGAGAATTTCTAAATTAAGTAATGTTCTATcatgaaaaaattcctttcgAACCAACCATTTTAACAAGATTTATTAATAATTCTGTAATATAATAACATTGGCGGTATTCAGTTTACTGATATTAATGTAGATGGTAGCACTTTCGCTTGTGTTTATGTTGAAATGGATGAAAGCATGGCCGATTGGGCGATTGGCCGTGATGTCATGGCTCTTGATTCCATCCACTGCATCCACTGACTCATCTCAAAAATTCCACTGTGAATCActtcacaatttttatttttatttcctctatCAATCATGGATGACACCACGGATCTAGTCATGTTTAACATAGTAAATTTagtatttaataaatttaacagATTGTCCCAGCAAAGAGAAAGGTGCATGCCAAGACATGGCTCAGCCTCATTCAATTCAAATAGGGAAGGCTCAAATAGTTAAACATTATTGATTGCTCTTGTATTGATGCACAAGAAGTATACCACCAGTTGTGAACATGGGAGAAGCAGGCAAGTAAACTTTTCAGAAATCCTTTCGTGCTGATTTTGCTGATCTCTTTCTTATGTTTAGAATTGACATGACTGCAAATTAAGTCAGAGTTTACATTTTTTGTGGCAAAGGGATCAATGAATATGAAGTTTGCTTTGACCAAGCTGTAGACCCAAAGTCTATTCCCTTCCAGCTGCTAAACCAGAACACGAGACAAAGTAGGCATTGGAAATAGCAAAGACATTTTATGGTGTGCCCCTTTACTGCCCTCACTTATTTGGGATTAATATAACAgcagttttattttgtgatcaacttaagaatttaatttctctttgtttctttttacttctCAGGTAAAATTGTTTCAGTATACTGATCCTGCAGCTGAAGGGTGTATTGTGAAtagcatttcatttttacaacGTCCTTGTCAGGAAAATAACTGGAATCTTGGGAATGGTGCAACTAAATAGGTTTTGAATTGTGACTCATCATTCAGACTTCAAAGTACTAATGTATTTGTATCATTTCTATTTACATCAGATGGTATCGTGATGTACTCCAATGAGCATAATTATTCCTTCAGTGGCCATAAGAGTAGATGTGTCCTGCCCACACAGAAGCCAGAGCACCAAGTCTCatgtcatgaaaaaaaagctcaTGTTCTGTCGGCTCTGAATGACATTTCTGTCTGAAACTGAAAACTTcccatttaaaatttataataaaacacattttttggagGGTAAAATGGCACTCGTTGATGGGTTGCACTAAGCTGTACTCTtgcgtttcaaatattttggtgCTCAATTAAGTCAAGACGATCTTGGCCATGCCTCACACTTTTGTGTAGCGTCACAATTgtattgttttgaaattgaaattctcgCTGGTCACGTACGTGTTTATTtgaatacaataaaaaagatttgtcCAATATTTCTCTTTGATTGCATTGTTTTTACACGCTATATCCTGACTCGtctatttttatataaatctACATAATTTTCCGTTAAGATATTATAAACACTGATAAATTAGTGTATAAGCTAGTACGGTCGTCGGGACTCAGGTAGTCGGGACGAAGCCCCATTCCCCCCGCCGGTCTTTAATGGCAAGTgccgtacaaaaaaaaatcccaaatttACGTCATATCTTGAAAACCGTTCTTCTTAGCGAGTTTTGGtcttcgtttttttgtatCTAAACTTGTTTAAAGTTAtaattattaagaaaaaactgaaaaaaaattccgtctCCAACGGCTTTCATTCAACGATGGCGGCGGCCGTGGGCCCACAGTCGGGGCTGTTTAGCGCATGAGTTCGTACCAGGTGGTAAAATCTTGCGAAATTAATTGCATGTGATCGATTAAAGATAGAGAAATTCTGTGTTCAGaaaatgaattggcgtgtaatTATCtctcaaaaaatataaaaatgaaattatgcgCGTAAAAAATGTGCCTCGGGCAGAAAACTGCGATAAAGTTTTTTCGCCTTTCCTGTGAAGTAAAACACTCGTACTCCCCTTACGGATGGTAGTCGACACTCAGCCGGACTTCGGCTCGTGTTAAGCCGATGATTTTCCCTCCTCTCCGGTGTGTTTAGGGatactttcattttcattttttttgtttatggcTAGATGGGAAATCCTACTTGACGTACCATAACAATGAAGACATATTTTTTTGGAGTGTTATTAtgtgatttttttctgttttcattttcattttgagtaTGATTTGTAGCATACCGTAAGTTCAACGTTAACTATTAGGAAGAATACAAAGTAACAGGTAATTATACAAGGTCAGGAATATTTAATTCTCTAATGTATTAgataacttttaaattttgctaATTTTCAATCTGCTGAGACTGATATATTGAAACCTGCTTTTATAGTCAGGTCAATAAAGATAAAGCCAGTCAACATTGAAAATATTAACATAACAGAAGCAGATGTAatatatatgtattttcttataattattaggCATTGGAAAGTTATAATCCTACAGCTAAGAGACCAGACTATTCCATCCTCATCCATCTTCGCTCAAGTCAGCACACCTCATGGTCATTCGACAGACACTTTTCTCCTGTTGCATGGCAGTTCAAGCTAGATTATACGCTTGAAGAATGGTTCTTATCTTTCTAAACAACTTTTGTAAGTTACAAGATATGCATCTTATACAAGCAGAATTCCTTCCTCAAAGGCACAGTTCTGAAGTAGTATGATAGTCTTACATATTTTTACCCTTTCCTAAAACATTGCTGACTTGATAAATCAAAATATAtaactttttcacttaatgAAAGCAGTTTTCATGTTAAGAGACAACCAAGGTGTGattacttgttaaaaaatagacaaaatttAAACCATAAGAATTGTTCACTGATTTATTATTGTAAGAACTGAACGAGATGAATGCACTTCATTAGATTATTCTCATCATAGGCtttaaaaaacagaattgGATTGATGTAACTTGGCTGAcaaggataaaaaaaatcatatatTAAGGTTATTGTTTGCTAAATCAGTTCAGTTAAATTTAAGATTACCTGGCCATTTTGAGTAGACATTTGAGAAAGACTTCTCAGAAACATTTCTTGTGATGTTCCAGGAGTATTGTTTTGAATTTCGTACAGGTATCCAAAATATGTTCATCAAAAAAGAGATTAGCAGGTTCTTCCTTATCCTTTCCTGGTTTACCTGGTAGCCATTCTGAATAAACGTACTCTTCATCGAGGGCCTCCCTACACGCAAGAAGTGCAGCTGAAACTGGCAGACTTTAAATCGAACCTTCCTAAGAAAATACAGATATTTGTAAAGACTT
Above is a genomic segment from Daphnia pulicaria isolate SC F1-1A chromosome 8, SC_F0-13Bv2, whole genome shotgun sequence containing:
- the LOC124310673 gene encoding protein phosphatase 1G-like produces the protein MGAYLSEPIVEKISCDEKSNEQKLSYGASSMQGWRVSQEDAHNCILNFDTDTSLFAVYDGHGGHEVAAYCAEHLPDFLKTLDSYKQGDISKALEEAYLGFDHLLTKEDVVKTLHCIAGNKTKEGSSEDDPDEMSELYEEATMSIEDLISRYGKRIKDSVDGSDGNSKGLSLDLISKMCAKGRKHKNRSDATADKVEDNSAEAVEDKLSKEKESQEDNNVKTNSPEKLENQVPEMQKETNGKTQNGSDNHETDHSKTNDAPVSVKGKGVGKGLSNSIRKTVEKTPEEIEIERRETEKNTKRQERKRSLRCKSADELYKAIVTNEEEDDSDEDGDDEEDEDFDGETSSDEDAAVEDEDDREDDDDDEWEDQEDEEDEDEEEAERKAKKFSMNLKEEPGSDSGCTAVLGLLHGNTLYVANAGDSRCVLSRKGRAVPLSADHKPEDEPERSRIERAGGVVTADGRVNGGLNLSRAIGDHAYKQNTELGPREQMITALPDIQSIDLEEGDDFLVLACDGIWNSKNNQQVIDFVRPRLADSKTLSQICEELFDECLSPNTLGDGTGCDNMTAIIVRLDRFLPEEKSSSSEIAPASHSVKRPLTEDSLTDVAQPESDGENLHRNKKQRVDDATAENKDDAKPNNVEIVS
- the LOC124310674 gene encoding HIV Tat-specific factor 1 homolog, which encodes MNASSYSYEGDVCIHTDPATGYQYKWNAEEKKWEPNTKIETQVTADSNAEAKYERVGNTYVYKDESGRLLEWDLEAKEWKPKLETQAIRRIAKNPDEEFDSSDESGEEKLLEQKKSVINHHVHVNSDGVKTYTDPSDGTIFEWDEEKKAWFPKLDEEFIARYQLSYGGEASTEPVAELEKKKVEPPPKIEKKQVSEPNWFEVDQTKNTKVYVTNLPTEINEEEIVEFMQKCGMIEKDLETGKHKIKLYRNENGQVKGDALCTYIKIESVELALKILDGSVLKDKTVGVERATFTLKGNYDPTKKPRKRKKKDVEKLRKKQEKLFDWRPDKLRGERARNENVVVLKRLFKPEEFDVNPAMLLEYQRDLREECAKFGHVKRVVIFDRNEEGAAQVFFKTPEEADRCVEVLHGRWFAGQKITAETWDGQTKYRKDETEEEKAARLKKWSEFLTKEEQGESDDD
- the LOC124310678 gene encoding C-type lectin domain family 10 member A-like, with the translated sequence MRAIVLLLILLSHKSESLVRPRYFCPADFVRLGNGCYYFSSYIASWQNAHFACRDHGAQLAVLDSRWEDNTIQTYLSRPEFARLERWIGGLYDWSGQRWLWGATGQPMNFLGFGELTEGRLREWHCVYMDPEQSHKWNHKLCTRNLHYICELPLTKATPAQILQ